Part of the Borreliella afzelii genome, TGTGTTTACATGAGATTTAAGCATATTGATATCTGTTTTTATAAGATTTGTATCATTTTTATAATCTAATAAAAGTTGTTTTGACATCTCTGAGACATTTTGTATTATAGATAATATTTTTTCAAATGAATTTTTAAGCTTCTCTAAATCCGAAGTATCTAGTTTATCTAGAGTTTCTTTTTTGGAGTATAAGTAATTAGTTACTATGTCAAGAGAACGCCCAAGGTCGTTAAATAGGTTGTACATATCGAGTATTATTGCCAGCTTTAAAATATTTGCAAATTCCTTGAATTCCTTAGTGTCAATAGAACTTAAAATGGTATAAATGTGTCTTCTATACTTTATAGATCTGTCGGTATTGGAGGATATTTTTTCTGTATTTGGGGGTCCCCAATTAAAATCATTAAAAGGTATTCCGTATTGGTCAGAAGGTTCTTCCTCCAGCATTTTTATATACTCTTCTTTCTGTGTGTTAGCTTTTTCTATTAAATTTTTTAAATCATGAAGTAGTGAGTTTTCTATTCTTTTAGTTTGGTCTA contains:
- a CDS encoding virulence associated lipoprotein; this encodes MLEEEPSDQYGIPFNDFNWGPPNTEKISSNTDRSIKYRRHIYTILSSIDTKEFKEFANILKLAIILDMYNLFNDLGRSLDIVTNYLYSKKETLDKLDTSDLEKLKNSFEKILSIIQNVSEMSKQLLLDYKNDTNLIKTDINMLKSHVNTLHNQFKEQPTEVETLQQVILSI